The sequence below is a genomic window from Leisingera sp. M658.
GCAGGGCCGAGGCCAGCGTGTCGCCCTCAAACCCTTTGTAGCGTTTACCGTCAAAAGAGAAGGTCAGCGTCTTGCTGCCCTTGATCAGCCCGCCGTCCAGACGGTTCACTTGGCTACCCTTGCGGGCACCGGTGCTGCCGTCGGCCTGAAAGGCCACGCGGCCTGCGTTCATTACTGCATCAGTCATTTGCTGCGCCCCCTTGCCCGGGCCACATCGCGGGCCAGCTCAACGTTCAGGATTTCATGGGTCACGGTGTTGCGGGTCACCACCAGCCAGGAGCGGTCGCCCTGCTCGTGGAACCACAGCTCGCGGTGCTCGCCCGCCGGATTGTCGCGCAGATACAGGTAATCGTGAAACTGGTCCGCCGCGTCTTCGGCCTGCCAGTCAGGCCGGTCGATCAGGCTGGCGTCGCCCAGATAGGTGAATTCCTGCGAGTCGCGCGGCCCGAGGATCGGATGGGTAATAATCATCGTCTGGTCCTTTCCTCAGTGCAGGTTCGGCTGGGCGCCCTGGCCCTTTTCATCAATCATGCAGCCGCGGCGGAACCGGTCGAGCCGGTATTCCGCGGCCACCTTGTGCGGCGTGTCCGTTGCCAGCAGATGCGCGTAACACCAGCCCGAGGCCGGGGTCGCCTTGAACCCGCCGTAGCACCAGCCGCCGTTGAAATAGAGCCCGTCCACATGGGTCTTGTCGATGTAAGGAGAGCCGTCCATCGACATATCCATGATGCCGCCCCAGCTGCGCAGCATCCGCACCCGGCCTAAGCTGGGGATCAGCGCCATGCCGCCTTCCATCACGTCCTCGACAACCGGCAGGTTACCGCGCTGCGCATAGGAATTGTACATGTCCAGATCGCCACCAAAGACCAATCCGCCCTTGTCGGACTGGCTGCAGTAAAAATGACCCGCGCCAAAGGTGATGACCCCGTCCAGCACCGGCTTCAGCCCTTCAGAGACAAAGGCCTGCAGCACGTGGCTTTCGATCGGCAGGCGCATGCCCGCCTTCTCCATCACCCGGCTCGACGACCCGGCGACGCAGCTTGCCACCTTGTTGGCGCCGATGAAGCCCTTGGAGGTTTCCACACCCAGGCACTTACCGTTCTCGATCTTGAAGCCGGTGACTTCGCAGTTCTGGATGATGTCCACCCCGCGCAGATCCGCCCCGCGGGCATAGCCCCAGGCCACCGCATCGTGGCGCACAGTGCCGCCGCGGCGGTGCAACAGGCCGCCCTTGATCGGGAAACGTGCGTTGTTGAAGTTCAGGAACGGGTACATCGCCCGCACACCGTCTACATCCAGCAGCTCCGCGTCTGATCCGTTCAGGATCATCGCATTGCCCCGGCGCCGCGCCGCATCGCGCTGTGCGTCCGAGTGCACAAGGTTCAGAATGCCGCGCTGGCTGACCATGGCGTTGTAGTTGAAGTCCTGCTCTAGCCCTTCCCACAGCTTCAGCGACAGCTCATAAAACGGCTCATTGCCGTCCAGCAGGTAGTTGGAGCGGATGATGGTGGTGTTACGGCCCACATTGCCGCCGCCGATCCAGCCCTTCTCAATCACCGCAACATTGGTTAGCCCATGGTTCTTGGCGAGGTAATAGGCCGTCGCCAGCCCGTGGCCGCCGCCGCCGATGATCACCACATCGTAGCTTTTTTTGGGTTCCGGATCGCGCCAGGTCGGGCGCCATCCCTTGTGGCCCGTCAGGGCCTCCTTGATTACTTTCAGGCCGGAGTACCGCATGATGTCCTCATCAACTGTCCCCGACAGATTTGTTGAGAAATGCGGCAATTCACAGTGTGATTTCGGACATCAGCGGCGCCATATGCGTCAGAAACAGAATATCGCCAATGCGGCTGCAGCATTCCCTCCGCAATGAGAAATGTACCAGCATTTATTTAACTATCTGAAACTAAATAATATATTTGAAATTCAGCAGATCAGCGTCACGATTCCAGAATACGCGCGGTTTGCGTCACCCATCCCGGTATCCGCGCCAAATGCGTCAGAAGCGACTCACTCAGACAGGTCGATCTCATCCAGTTCGTTCAGCAGGTCCAACAGCGCCTCATAGCGGTCCTCACCCATCTTCTGACGGGTCCGGTTCATCAGCGCGAGGCTCGCCTCAATGTTGCCTGCGATGACCTTCTCCCCCTCCGGTGCGATCTGCACCACCTGGCGGCGGCGGTCTTCCTTGTCGCGCTCCCGGGTAATCAGCTGCTTTTCCTCAAGTTTCTGCAAGATCCGCGTCAGGCTGGGCAGCAGCAGGCAGGCCAGCTCGGCAATCTGGGTCGGATCAATCGGCCCGCTTTCCTGCACCACCCGCAGGACACGCCATTGCTGTTCGGTCAGACCGGCGCCGCTCAGCAGCGCACGGATCGGTCCCATCACACGCTCCCGCGCCCTGAGAAGGGCAATCGGCAGCGAACGGTCGGTAGAGGGCATCATCCTGGTCATGCCCGATTATCACCCCGCTTCCGGCTAAACGCAATTGCCGCTTGGGTTTCTTATGCTTGACTCACGGCAGCGCATTTGATACACATGTTAAGTAATTCAGAAAAGGTAGCTGACATGCCGCACATCACGCTGGACTACTCGGCCAACATGGAGGCGCGCACCGATATCGCCGCCCTGTGCACCCACCTGCGGCAGGCTGCAGCGGCCACCGGCGTGTTCCCTCTGGCGGGCCTCCGGGTGCGGGCCTTTGCGGCCAATCATGTCTCAATCGCCGATGGTGATCCGCAGCATGGATACATCGACATCTCCATCCGGCTGCGGGCCGGCCGCGATCTGGAAACCCGCAAACGCGCCGCCCAGACGGTGTTTGACGCGGCCCGCACCTTCCTCGAACCGGCGATGCAGCAGCATTCCATCGCGCTGTCGCTGGAGATGCGCAATATCGACCCTGAGCTTTCCCCAAAATGCGGCACCATCCGCGACCACATGCAAAAGGCGGACCAGTGATGAGCGATCTGACCTCCAAC
It includes:
- a CDS encoding sarcosine oxidase subunit delta, yielding MIITHPILGPRDSQEFTYLGDASLIDRPDWQAEDAADQFHDYLYLRDNPAGEHRELWFHEQGDRSWLVVTRNTVTHEILNVELARDVARARGRSK
- a CDS encoding sarcosine oxidase subunit beta family protein codes for the protein MRYSGLKVIKEALTGHKGWRPTWRDPEPKKSYDVVIIGGGGHGLATAYYLAKNHGLTNVAVIEKGWIGGGNVGRNTTIIRSNYLLDGNEPFYELSLKLWEGLEQDFNYNAMVSQRGILNLVHSDAQRDAARRRGNAMILNGSDAELLDVDGVRAMYPFLNFNNARFPIKGGLLHRRGGTVRHDAVAWGYARGADLRGVDIIQNCEVTGFKIENGKCLGVETSKGFIGANKVASCVAGSSSRVMEKAGMRLPIESHVLQAFVSEGLKPVLDGVITFGAGHFYCSQSDKGGLVFGGDLDMYNSYAQRGNLPVVEDVMEGGMALIPSLGRVRMLRSWGGIMDMSMDGSPYIDKTHVDGLYFNGGWCYGGFKATPASGWCYAHLLATDTPHKVAAEYRLDRFRRGCMIDEKGQGAQPNLH
- the hpaR gene encoding homoprotocatechuate degradation operon regulator HpaR is translated as MTRMMPSTDRSLPIALLRARERVMGPIRALLSGAGLTEQQWRVLRVVQESGPIDPTQIAELACLLLPSLTRILQKLEEKQLITRERDKEDRRRQVVQIAPEGEKVIAGNIEASLALMNRTRQKMGEDRYEALLDLLNELDEIDLSE
- a CDS encoding 5-carboxymethyl-2-hydroxymuconate Delta-isomerase, translated to MPHITLDYSANMEARTDIAALCTHLRQAAAATGVFPLAGLRVRAFAANHVSIADGDPQHGYIDISIRLRAGRDLETRKRAAQTVFDAARTFLEPAMQQHSIALSLEMRNIDPELSPKCGTIRDHMQKADQ